The following proteins are co-located in the Pseudomonas fluorescens genome:
- a CDS encoding transporter substrate-binding domain-containing protein, protein MKKILLTGCTLALVFGAQVQANDAPLDGTLSKIASAKAITLGYRDASVPFSYVGDSSGKPMGYSVELANKIVERIQQKTGVANLNVKYNLVTSQTRIPLVQNGTVDLECGSTGVTAERQKQVAFSYGFIYVKGQLLTAKDSGIQGFEDLKGKNVVTTAGTTNERFLKSYNAEHNANMFVISAKDHGEAFKMLETGRAVAFYMDDALLYGERAKAKDPHHWAVVGKEQSREIYSCMVRKDDPQFLALVNETLGDLYRTGEINGIYQRWFEQPIPPKGLNLEFPMTAELKAIIAKPVSDPVE, encoded by the coding sequence ATGAAAAAAATCCTGTTGACCGGCTGCACCCTGGCGCTGGTGTTTGGCGCACAGGTTCAGGCGAATGACGCGCCGCTGGACGGCACGTTGAGCAAGATCGCCAGTGCCAAGGCCATCACGTTGGGGTATCGCGATGCGTCGGTGCCGTTTTCCTACGTGGGCGATAGCAGCGGCAAGCCCATGGGCTATTCGGTGGAGTTGGCGAACAAGATCGTTGAGCGCATCCAGCAGAAAACCGGCGTGGCGAACCTCAATGTGAAGTACAACCTGGTGACCTCGCAAACCCGTATCCCGTTGGTGCAGAACGGCACCGTGGACCTGGAATGCGGCTCTACCGGCGTCACCGCCGAACGGCAGAAGCAGGTGGCATTTTCCTACGGGTTTATCTATGTGAAAGGCCAGTTGCTGACCGCCAAGGACAGCGGCATCCAGGGTTTTGAGGACCTCAAGGGCAAGAACGTGGTGACTACCGCCGGCACCACCAACGAGCGTTTTCTAAAAAGCTACAACGCCGAACACAACGCCAACATGTTCGTGATCAGCGCCAAGGACCACGGTGAAGCGTTCAAGATGCTCGAGACCGGCCGTGCGGTGGCGTTCTACATGGACGATGCGTTGCTCTACGGCGAGCGCGCCAAGGCCAAGGACCCGCACCACTGGGCGGTGGTGGGCAAGGAGCAATCGCGGGAAATCTACAGCTGCATGGTGCGCAAGGACGACCCGCAGTTTCTCGCGCTGGTCAACGAGACACTCGGCGACCTGTACCGTACGGGGGAGATCAATGGGATTTACCAGCGCTGGTTTGAACAGCCGATTCCACCCAAGGGCTTGAACCTGGAGTTCCCGATGACCGCCGAATTGAAGGCGATTATTGCCAAGCCGGTCAGTGATCCGGTGGAGTGA
- a CDS encoding RidA family protein produces MTINRISRNERLSGAVTFKDLVFLSGQVPDEGQDVATQTHEVLAKVDALLAQAGSDKDHLLNATIYLKDIGAGFAPMNQVWAAWLSPGMAPTRTTLQAELARPTVLVEISVIAARK; encoded by the coding sequence ATGACCATCAACCGAATCAGCCGCAACGAACGCCTTTCTGGGGCCGTCACCTTCAAGGATCTGGTGTTCCTGTCGGGCCAGGTGCCGGATGAGGGCCAGGATGTGGCCACGCAAACCCATGAGGTGCTGGCCAAGGTCGATGCCTTGCTGGCTCAGGCGGGCAGCGACAAGGACCACCTGCTCAACGCAACGATTTACCTGAAAGACATCGGCGCCGGTTTTGCGCCGATGAATCAGGTGTGGGCGGCGTGGCTGTCACCGGGCATGGCGCCGACGCGCACCACCTTGCAGGCAGAACTGGCGCGCCCGACAGTGCTGGTGGAAATCAGCGTGATTGCTGCACGTAAATAA
- a CDS encoding D-amino acid dehydrogenase, which yields MAKRVCIIGGGVIGLASAYALVRAGHTVTVIDARDAVGRETSFANGGQLSYRYVAPLADAGVPLQAIGWLLRGDSPLTLRPRLDPQQWRWMAAFIGACRGSVNQRNAAHLLRLASLSQATLEQWREADHLDGFDWRRNGKLVTFRRAGTFEQARSKVTDARPQQVLSAADCARLEPALASGGFVGGIYTPSEEVADCHAFCRRLAARLEASGRCTFLLGQKVTGLRHADGVVQAVVLGDEVMAVEQLVLAAGYRSAELALPGLSLPLYPLKGYSLSVPIGAQHQAPNVSITDYDRKIVYARIGEQLRVAAMVDIVGFDARLEPKRLALMKRQALETFPGAGDYTRAVEWAGMRPATPTGVPLIGASAYRNLWLNLGHGALGFTLACGSGQLLAELIGQHVPSIDMQGLTPSAA from the coding sequence ATGGCCAAGCGGGTTTGCATCATCGGCGGTGGCGTCATCGGCTTGGCGAGTGCGTACGCCCTGGTGCGCGCCGGCCATACGGTGACGGTGATTGACGCGCGCGACGCCGTGGGCCGCGAGACCAGTTTCGCCAACGGCGGGCAACTGTCCTACCGCTATGTGGCGCCGCTGGCCGACGCCGGCGTACCGTTGCAAGCCATTGGCTGGCTGTTGCGCGGTGACTCGCCGTTAACATTGCGGCCCCGGCTCGACCCGCAGCAATGGCGCTGGATGGCAGCCTTTATCGGTGCCTGCCGTGGCTCGGTGAATCAACGCAATGCCGCCCACCTGCTGCGCCTGGCGTCCTTGAGCCAGGCCACCCTGGAGCAATGGCGAGAAGCTGACCACCTCGACGGCTTCGACTGGCGGCGCAACGGCAAACTGGTGACCTTTCGCCGCGCCGGCACCTTTGAGCAGGCGCGCAGCAAGGTCACCGATGCCCGGCCACAGCAGGTGCTGTCGGCCGCCGATTGCGCACGTCTGGAGCCGGCGTTGGCGAGCGGTGGTTTTGTCGGTGGCATCTATACGCCCAGTGAAGAAGTCGCCGATTGCCATGCTTTCTGCCGGCGGCTCGCGGCGCGGCTTGAGGCCTCGGGGCGCTGCACTTTTTTGCTCGGGCAGAAGGTCACTGGCCTGCGTCACGCCGACGGTGTGGTGCAGGCTGTGGTGCTCGGCGATGAGGTGATGGCGGTCGAGCAACTGGTCTTGGCGGCCGGGTATCGCAGTGCTGAATTGGCCTTGCCTGGGTTGTCGCTGCCGCTTTACCCGCTTAAGGGCTACAGCCTGAGCGTGCCGATTGGCGCGCAGCATCAGGCGCCGAATGTGAGCATCACCGACTATGACCGCAAGATCGTCTACGCGCGCATCGGCGAGCAGCTGCGGGTGGCGGCCATGGTCGATATCGTCGGCTTTGATGCGCGCCTTGAGCCAAAGCGCCTGGCACTGATGAAACGCCAGGCACTCGAGACGTTTCCCGGTGCTGGCGATTACACCCGCGCCGTCGAGTGGGCCGGTATGCGCCCCGCCACGCCAACCGGCGTGCCGCTGATCGGCGCCAGTGCGTACCGCAACCTGTGGCTGAACCTGGGCCACGGCGCGCTCGGGTTTACCCTGGCCTGTGGCAGCGGCCAACTGCTCGCCGAGTTGATCGGCCAGCACGTTCCTTCCATTGATATGCAGGGCCTGACGCCCAGCGCCGCTTGA
- a CDS encoding LysR family transcriptional regulator, with protein MRLRHIEIFQAIRQTGSVSAAAQLLHVSQPAVTKVLQHAELQLGFPLFLRVRGKLLPTPEALALESEVEKVTESLQGVRRLAKSLRREPGQSVRIGAIPALALSLLPPAILEWTRDYPNIACELSSDHSRELVQKLLMREIDLALTLNFSGHPGLTTQVLANGVLVALASKGYWPDAELSQALPLAALAGAPMVGLSSADPLAAKLDSYLENVDPAPRVTISVQTYSLARAMVESGAGLTVIDPFTALGASTATTCIRPLTPPLPITLYALTRADEPPPHMLANLLQIFGKRARELLERL; from the coding sequence ATGCGCTTGCGTCATATCGAAATTTTCCAGGCCATCCGCCAGACCGGCTCTGTCAGCGCTGCCGCGCAGTTGCTGCACGTTTCGCAGCCGGCGGTGACCAAGGTGCTGCAGCACGCCGAGCTGCAATTGGGCTTCCCGCTGTTTCTGCGGGTGCGCGGCAAGTTGCTGCCCACCCCGGAAGCCCTGGCGCTGGAGAGCGAAGTCGAGAAAGTCACCGAGAGCCTGCAAGGTGTGCGACGCCTGGCCAAGAGCTTGCGCCGTGAGCCTGGGCAAAGCGTGCGTATTGGGGCCATTCCGGCGCTGGCCTTGTCACTGCTGCCACCGGCGATTCTGGAGTGGACGCGCGACTACCCGAACATCGCCTGCGAGCTGTCCAGCGACCATAGCCGCGAGTTGGTGCAGAAGCTGTTGATGCGCGAGATCGACCTGGCGCTGACGCTCAACTTTTCCGGCCATCCCGGTTTGACCACACAAGTGCTGGCCAATGGGGTGTTGGTGGCATTGGCCTCGAAGGGTTATTGGCCAGACGCCGAGTTGAGCCAGGCATTGCCGCTGGCAGCGCTCGCCGGCGCGCCAATGGTTGGGCTGTCCAGTGCTGATCCGCTGGCGGCCAAACTCGACAGTTACCTGGAAAACGTCGACCCGGCGCCTCGGGTGACGATCTCGGTGCAAACCTATTCCCTGGCGCGGGCCATGGTCGAGTCAGGCGCCGGGTTGACCGTCATCGACCCGTTCACCGCCTTGGGCGCCTCAACGGCCACCACCTGCATCCGCCCGCTCACCCCGCCGCTGCCGATCACCCTGTACGCCCTGACCCGTGCTGACGAGCCGCCGCCGCATATGCTGGCGAACCTGCTGCAGATCTTCGGCAAACGCGCGCGTGAACTGCTCGAACGCTTGTGA
- the trhA gene encoding PAQR family membrane homeostasis protein TrhA, translated as MYHGERFNAWSHLAGAVAAFIGAVWMLVVASLDGSPWKIVSVAIYGFTLLVLYSASTVYHSVQGRRKAIMQKVDHFSIYLLIAGSYTPFCLVTLRGPWGWTLFGIVWGLAVIGILQEIKPRSEARILSIVIYAVMGWIVLVAVKPLLAALGTAGFVWLASGGVLYTVGIIFFALEDRLRHSHGIWHLFVIGGSLLHFVAIMHYVL; from the coding sequence ATGTATCACGGGGAACGTTTCAACGCCTGGAGCCATTTGGCCGGGGCGGTTGCAGCTTTTATCGGCGCAGTATGGATGTTGGTGGTGGCGAGCCTGGACGGCAGCCCCTGGAAGATTGTCAGCGTAGCGATTTACGGTTTTACGCTGCTGGTGCTGTACAGCGCCTCCACGGTGTATCACAGCGTGCAGGGGCGACGAAAAGCGATCATGCAGAAGGTCGACCACTTTTCGATCTACCTGCTGATTGCCGGCAGTTACACGCCGTTCTGCCTGGTGACGCTACGCGGGCCGTGGGGATGGACACTGTTTGGGATTGTGTGGGGGCTGGCGGTGATCGGCATCCTGCAAGAGATCAAGCCACGCTCCGAGGCGCGGATTCTGTCGATTGTGATCTACGCGGTGATGGGCTGGATCGTGCTGGTGGCCGTCAAACCGTTGCTGGCTGCGCTGGGTACGGCGGGGTTTGTCTGGCTGGCCTCGGGCGGCGTGCTGTACACCGTCGGCATCATCTTTTTTGCCCTGGAGGATCGCCTGCGCCATTCCCATGGGATCTGGCATCTATTCGTGATCGGCGGCAGCCTGCTGCACTTCGTGGCGATCATGCACTACGTGCTGTAA
- a CDS encoding chromate transporter, which translates to MHELEPAPPHPSLWQLFYNFAMVGLFGFGGVMPWARQMMVDQRGWVSEQGFNELLTTGQFFPGPNIANVGIIYGRRLHGLPGAIVTVCGLYLFPSLITVLAGFAYAKWWSNDVVQQIFGAVMPIATGLMLGTTLRLLKAMPRTIANYSAFVLTFVLMAVFVLPLWMVLLIGIPSSLALSFIRSNKGAG; encoded by the coding sequence GTGCACGAGCTTGAACCCGCCCCGCCTCATCCCAGCCTATGGCAGTTGTTTTACAACTTTGCCATGGTCGGCCTGTTCGGCTTTGGCGGCGTCATGCCATGGGCGCGGCAGATGATGGTTGACCAGCGCGGCTGGGTCAGCGAACAAGGCTTCAATGAGCTGCTGACCACCGGGCAATTCTTCCCCGGCCCCAATATCGCCAACGTGGGCATCATCTACGGCCGGCGCCTGCATGGCTTGCCGGGTGCCATTGTGACCGTGTGCGGGCTTTACCTGTTCCCCTCGTTGATCACCGTGCTCGCCGGTTTCGCCTATGCCAAGTGGTGGAGCAATGACGTGGTGCAGCAGATCTTCGGCGCCGTCATGCCGATTGCCACCGGCCTGATGCTCGGCACCACGCTGCGCCTGCTCAAGGCCATGCCCAGAACGATCGCCAACTACAGCGCCTTTGTGTTGACCTTCGTCTTGATGGCGGTCTTCGTGCTGCCATTGTGGATGGTGCTGCTGATTGGCATCCCCAGCTCCCTGGCCTTGAGCTTTATCCGCTCGAACAAGGGGGCTGGCTGA